In Synergistaceae bacterium, one genomic interval encodes:
- the murD gene encoding UDP-N-acetylmuramoyl-L-alanine--D-glutamate ligase, whose product MQKVSVIGAGVSGQGLALLAHNLGYEVFVSEMKSISPEAKSLFTENNIAFEEGHSAKVFDCDTLLISSGIPPQSEILREAQKRGLTLTGELDFVIPHIRTRNLVCVTGSNGKSTVTSLTGHILSRAGLKTGTGGNLGTASAIFTQEDFDAVILELSSFQLARATQNLRANVAIITNLAPDHIDWHGSYEAYVEAKSRVLTLRDKNGWGIIQERDYDTLRPSGKIITLSWTETPIHETDGHIFMAKDRAILTINGESSTIFTYSDTTLIGSHNLENVAMSLCAAKLSGADISGRAKFLLEGFRPLPHRCEDAGTLDGVHYIDDSKGTNVAATITAMKCIPGRKVIILGGQGKGEDYTPLAQAVKDECDCAVLIGTEAPKIREALQREGFVNFRMAGTMEEAVDISQASARPGMVVLLSPACTSWDMYKSYKARGEHFCKIVREKIKSAS is encoded by the coding sequence ATGCAGAAAGTTTCAGTAATAGGCGCAGGGGTCAGCGGGCAGGGTCTCGCGCTTCTTGCTCATAATCTAGGATATGAAGTATTTGTGTCAGAAATGAAATCCATATCCCCGGAGGCAAAATCACTTTTCACAGAGAATAATATAGCCTTTGAGGAAGGGCATTCGGCAAAAGTTTTTGACTGTGATACGCTCCTAATCAGCTCAGGAATCCCGCCTCAGTCAGAAATTTTGCGGGAGGCACAAAAACGCGGGCTGACTCTCACGGGCGAGCTTGATTTTGTCATTCCTCACATCAGAACCCGTAACCTTGTCTGCGTAACAGGGAGCAACGGAAAAAGCACAGTAACTTCACTCACCGGGCATATACTTTCGCGGGCGGGACTCAAGACCGGGACAGGCGGCAATCTCGGCACAGCGTCAGCCATATTCACGCAGGAAGATTTTGACGCGGTAATCCTCGAACTGTCTAGCTTTCAGCTTGCGCGGGCGACTCAGAATCTCCGGGCAAATGTCGCGATAATCACAAACTTAGCCCCGGATCATATCGACTGGCATGGAAGCTATGAGGCTTACGTTGAGGCAAAGTCCCGCGTTCTGACACTGCGAGACAAAAACGGCTGGGGAATAATTCAGGAAAGGGATTATGACACTCTCAGGCCGTCCGGCAAAATCATCACACTGTCATGGACGGAGACACCTATTCACGAAACTGACGGGCATATATTCATGGCGAAAGACCGCGCAATACTCACGATAAACGGCGAGTCGTCCACAATTTTCACATACAGCGACACAACGCTAATCGGTTCACACAATCTTGAGAATGTCGCAATGTCCCTATGCGCCGCAAAATTATCGGGTGCTGACATTTCCGGGAGGGCAAAATTTCTGCTTGAGGGGTTCAGGCCGCTTCCGCACAGGTGCGAGGATGCCGGGACGCTTGACGGCGTTCACTATATCGACGACTCAAAGGGGACGAACGTAGCCGCCACAATCACCGCAATGAAGTGCATACCGGGCAGGAAAGTAATCATTCTCGGCGGTCAGGGAAAGGGCGAGGACTATACCCCGCTGGCGCAGGCCGTGAAGGATGAATGCGATTGCGCGGTGTTAATCGGCACGGAAGCCCCGAAAATCCGGGAGGCATTACAGCGTGAAGGATTCGTGAATTTCCGCATGGCCGGGACAATGGAAGAGGCCGTAGACATTTCGCAGGCTTCAGCGCGTCCGGGAATGGTAGTGTTATTGTCGCCCGCCTGCACAAGCTGGGACATGTACAAGTCCTACAAGGCAAGGGGCGAGCATTTCTGCAAAATCGTCCGCGAAAAGATAAAATCAGCGTCGTAA
- a CDS encoding aldo/keto reductase, whose protein sequence is MKKLILFAVMISAMTAGCSFADVPGVPYVTLNDGNKMPVLGLGTWTQDDTTAEESVYTAIRAGYRLIDTARYYGNEAGVGKGVRRAISDGIITREDIFITTKIMPGNYANPDKAIDSSNNALGLGYIDLMLIHQPGYNDEGVYKALERGVEAGKIRSIGISNYYTPADFERITRGAKIIPAVVQNENHIYYQNTELKKYLQRYGTVIESWYPFGGRGKTHELFGNKAIQEIARSHGKTPAQIILRWHIQEGYIVIPGSKNPEHIRENIDVFDFSLTNEEINIISGLDRQQRFEIW, encoded by the coding sequence ATGAAGAAGCTAATACTTTTTGCGGTGATGATTTCGGCCATGACAGCGGGGTGTTCTTTTGCTGACGTTCCCGGAGTCCCGTATGTTACTCTCAATGACGGAAACAAAATGCCCGTGTTAGGTCTCGGAACATGGACGCAGGACGATACCACAGCGGAAGAATCTGTGTACACGGCAATACGTGCGGGCTATCGTCTCATTGACACAGCGAGATATTACGGCAACGAGGCCGGAGTCGGGAAAGGAGTCCGCCGGGCAATAAGCGATGGGATAATCACGAGGGAGGATATTTTCATCACCACAAAGATTATGCCGGGAAATTACGCGAACCCCGACAAAGCCATAGACAGCTCAAATAACGCTCTCGGACTCGGATATATAGATCTCATGCTGATACATCAGCCCGGATATAACGATGAGGGAGTCTACAAGGCATTGGAGCGCGGAGTCGAGGCCGGGAAAATCCGCAGCATAGGAATATCGAACTACTACACGCCCGCAGACTTTGAGCGGATAACACGAGGGGCGAAAATAATTCCGGCAGTCGTCCAAAACGAGAATCACATCTACTATCAGAATACGGAGCTGAAAAAATATCTTCAGCGTTACGGGACTGTGATTGAGTCGTGGTATCCTTTCGGCGGAAGGGGAAAAACTCACGAGCTTTTCGGGAACAAGGCCATTCAGGAAATTGCACGGTCTCACGGAAAAACACCCGCGCAAATCATTCTGCGGTGGCACATTCAGGAAGGGTACATAGTGATTCCCGGCTCAAAGAATCCTGAGCATATCCGGGAAAATATTGATGTGTTTGATTTTTCGCTCACAAATGAGGAAATTAATATTATTTCGGGGCTTGACCGTCAGCAAAGATTTGAAATCTGGTAA
- a CDS encoding HAD hydrolase family protein translates to MKYIFFDIDNTLISHKNKPHIPPETLTAINLLRESGHVPAIATGRAGFLTMTAAKAFGINYLVCAGGSEIFVDGKKIHTAYFPGEYIASFRETASRFPDITAAAGEEYLYADNDFDSFREYFSSQAGYDCIRPLQELERATMCYIMRPHSMLDVSHGIFFTPPAGVRLEIMRGFTEARCSESTKWRGIEMMIEALGGDISDVVAFGDGPNDADMLRNAGVGVAVGICSDEARKAADYVCDDIDEGGILKACRYLGLV, encoded by the coding sequence ATGAAGTATATATTTTTCGACATCGACAATACATTAATCAGCCACAAGAACAAGCCGCATATCCCCCCCGAAACTTTGACGGCAATAAATCTCCTGCGTGAATCCGGCCATGTTCCTGCGATTGCTACGGGGCGGGCGGGATTCCTGACTATGACGGCGGCAAAAGCGTTCGGGATTAATTATCTTGTGTGCGCGGGAGGGTCTGAGATTTTTGTTGACGGGAAGAAGATTCACACGGCGTACTTTCCCGGCGAATATATAGCCTCATTCCGTGAAACAGCGTCAAGATTCCCGGACATCACAGCGGCGGCTGGCGAGGAATATTTATACGCGGACAATGATTTTGACTCCTTCAGGGAATATTTCAGCTCTCAGGCCGGGTATGACTGCATAAGGCCGTTGCAGGAGCTTGAGCGGGCGACAATGTGCTACATTATGCGGCCTCACAGTATGCTTGACGTGTCGCACGGGATATTCTTCACCCCTCCTGCGGGCGTAAGACTCGAAATAATGCGGGGCTTCACGGAGGCGAGATGCTCAGAGTCTACCAAATGGCGCGGAATCGAAATGATGATAGAGGCTCTCGGCGGTGATATTTCTGACGTTGTAGCGTTCGGGGACGGCCCTAATGACGCGGACATGCTCAGGAATGCGGGAGTCGGCGTAGCTGTCGGGATATGCTCGGACGAGGCGCGGAAGGCGGCTGATTATGTGTGTGATGATATTGACGAGGGCGGAATCCTGAAGGCTTGCAGATATTTGGGACTGGTATAA
- a CDS encoding YbjN domain-containing protein: MNAGYSEEIVDVIKGFLVEDDWHFDFDEERGVFKFGVSIESKLKHLRYFIPVREDAYTVYAVSPIEADSDDDSVMKEMADFICRANYGLRNGNFELDMTDGEVRYKCFVDCDGITPSEEIVKGSIIIPSVMFDRYAPGMLDIMFKGSKAEEAIAKCE, encoded by the coding sequence ATGAACGCAGGATATTCAGAGGAAATTGTTGACGTGATAAAAGGCTTTCTCGTTGAGGACGACTGGCATTTTGACTTTGACGAGGAAAGAGGAGTCTTCAAGTTCGGAGTGAGCATTGAGAGCAAACTCAAGCACCTGAGATACTTTATCCCCGTGAGGGAGGACGCATACACTGTTTACGCTGTCTCCCCGATAGAGGCCGACTCGGATGACGACAGCGTGATGAAAGAGATGGCCGACTTCATCTGCCGTGCCAATTACGGACTCAGGAACGGAAATTTTGAGCTTGACATGACAGACGGCGAAGTTCGCTACAAGTGTTTTGTTGACTGCGACGGAATTACCCCGTCCGAGGAAATCGTGAAGGGGAGCATAATTATCCCGTCAGTGATGTTTGACCGCTACGCCCCCGGAATGCTCGATATTATGTTCAAAGGCTCGAAAGCCGAGGAAGCAATAGCAAAGTGTGAATAA
- a CDS encoding adenosylcobinamide-GDP ribazoletransferase has product MLKSFLIVLSFISVIPVPAPEWTPPNLRWFCVMIPIVGVIFGGLWAALRDILSWPGASPILRGFVMMLLTLALTGGLHLDGLMDSCDAIFSHRDRETRLRILSDTHAGSFAVMGCVIVLMAKTLLFSELFTLNADPLTLFPVPIFSRLGMSVLLVNLPFAKMGGLAVILGSSRNRRDNIFLVMMFVILSAVSMKIIPAMLILCVILHVIICVKLFGGITGDLLGAFVEASEVIMLSGMVIMFCI; this is encoded by the coding sequence ATGCTGAAATCGTTTCTCATCGTCTTATCCTTCATATCAGTGATTCCCGTCCCTGCTCCCGAATGGACTCCCCCTAATTTGCGCTGGTTCTGCGTGATGATTCCGATTGTCGGCGTGATATTCGGGGGATTATGGGCGGCACTGCGGGATATTCTCTCATGGCCGGGAGCCTCGCCAATTCTGCGCGGGTTCGTCATGATGCTTCTGACTCTGGCACTAACGGGAGGGCTTCACCTCGACGGACTCATGGATTCCTGCGACGCGATATTTTCCCACAGAGACAGGGAGACTCGCCTGCGGATTCTCTCCGACACTCACGCCGGATCATTCGCGGTAATGGGCTGTGTAATTGTCCTCATGGCGAAAACGTTATTATTCTCTGAGCTGTTCACGCTTAACGCTGACCCCTTAACCCTGTTCCCTGTGCCTATATTTTCACGCTTGGGAATGTCGGTGCTTCTCGTGAATCTTCCTTTTGCGAAAATGGGCGGGCTTGCTGTAATTCTCGGCTCGTCAAGAAATCGGCGCGACAATATTTTTCTCGTGATGATGTTCGTGATACTTTCAGCCGTAAGCATGAAGATTATTCCGGCCATGTTGATTTTGTGCGTAATACTTCACGTGATAATATGCGTTAAACTTTTCGGGGGCATAACAGGCGACCTTCTCGGAGCGTTCGTTGAAGCCTCAGAAGTAATCATGCTGTCCGGGATGGTGATAATGTTTTGCATCTGA
- a CDS encoding bifunctional adenosylcobinamide kinase/adenosylcobinamide-phosphate guanylyltransferase gives MRGISPAEFFADRINILRECVITGDEICGGVVPADSFLRKWRDETGKLYQYLASEAEIVDRVFAGLPLRLKG, from the coding sequence ATGCGCGGGATTAGTCCGGCAGAATTTTTTGCTGACAGGATAAATATATTGCGCGAGTGCGTGATTACTGGCGATGAGATTTGCGGGGGAGTTGTTCCGGCGGACTCCTTCCTGCGAAAATGGCGCGACGAGACCGGGAAGCTGTACCAATATTTAGCGAGTGAGGCGGAAATTGTTGACCGCGTTTTTGCCGGATTACCGCTGAGGCTGAAAGGGTAA
- a CDS encoding helix-turn-helix domain-containing protein, which translates to MDKIFIPDEPETDEKFKNTEEMTHIIGVNLKRARLERGFSLDEVSTRSTVSKSMLSDIERGRKCPTVAVLYKICEGIHVSLPSLLKAPEKFVEVIRSEELEQHEDIDRQPLFRYDINTSMEICKIRIAPNTEISAEPHPERVWEYIMVIEGKFTLILGKDSYEIGKGEAIRFLANRKHIYANKTGEELLAYCIIYYGG; encoded by the coding sequence ATGGACAAAATATTTATTCCCGATGAACCAGAAACTGACGAGAAATTCAAGAACACCGAGGAAATGACCCACATCATCGGCGTAAATCTCAAGCGCGCCAGACTCGAACGCGGGTTCTCACTCGATGAGGTATCAACAAGAAGCACCGTAAGCAAAAGCATGTTGAGCGACATTGAGCGCGGCCGGAAATGCCCTACAGTAGCCGTGCTCTACAAGATATGCGAGGGGATTCACGTCTCACTGCCCTCGCTCCTGAAAGCCCCGGAGAAATTCGTTGAGGTCATCCGCAGTGAAGAGCTTGAGCAGCACGAAGACATTGACCGCCAGCCCCTGTTCAGGTACGACATTAACACGTCAATGGAAATCTGCAAGATCAGAATCGCCCCGAACACTGAAATCTCCGCAGAGCCTCACCCCGAAAGGGTCTGGGAGTACATCATGGTAATAGAGGGGAAATTCACGCTCATACTCGGCAAAGACAGCTACGAAATCGGCAAAGGCGAGGCAATCCGATTCCTTGCGAACAGGAAGCACATTTACGCCAACAAGACCGGCGAAGAGCTTTTAGCGTACTGTATCATTTATTACGGCGGGTAA
- a CDS encoding phosphodiester glycosidase family protein, translating into MSKTFRRLIITLIILILIPSSSQAVTKYEFLTGLLLARGINWSESPEAPYSDAPGFLLRTGYVSDTVTKLDSPATRRDALRWCIESLGLTFEAGLLSDYPTGFTDDRNLTAFERGCLVAATHMNPPIFSVSDFKGQRFSGASNLTLNEARGILQKLGNASRNFSLDVIRNPVKGLRIHIHREGVPSGIPEWRFFADGIKTKAAADYFKSSLKEEGYDVSIAGVNGSYSIKSQKLGDYNHVRRLEAIAKARGLTTRVLPSMSNPNTRVLPRFWVMLMIDPSYYKISPIASGGDPTELRTLSAIYSQNNVQAAINAGFFGKLKGGKGFPVGALRVNGRNFTLPYDMRGCLAWNDDDEALFAVAEATEDANYWPEMTNVIQAGPMLIDDGQTANYEESFKGGIISARHPRSAVGLNAEGSWVFMAVDGRNGMHSSGATISELTEIMRGQGMVYALNLDGGGSTEIIIDGKIYNIPSDGYERRISYGLGAVPR; encoded by the coding sequence ATGTCAAAAACTTTCAGGCGTTTAATCATCACACTAATCATACTCATTCTCATACCGTCATCATCACAGGCCGTAACAAAATATGAATTTCTCACGGGATTATTGCTCGCACGGGGCATAAATTGGAGCGAGTCCCCAGAAGCCCCCTACAGCGACGCACCAGGCTTCCTTCTGCGGACGGGCTATGTGTCCGACACTGTAACGAAACTCGACAGCCCTGCAACGAGGCGCGACGCTCTGCGCTGGTGCATTGAGAGTCTCGGACTGACATTCGAGGCCGGACTCCTCTCTGACTACCCGACAGGATTCACGGACGACAGGAATCTCACCGCGTTCGAGCGGGGCTGCCTTGTCGCGGCGACTCACATGAACCCGCCTATATTCAGCGTGTCAGACTTCAAGGGGCAGAGATTTTCCGGCGCAAGCAATCTCACTCTCAACGAGGCTCGCGGCATTCTCCAGAAACTCGGCAACGCTTCCCGGAATTTTTCGCTTGACGTTATACGCAACCCCGTGAAGGGACTCCGCATTCACATTCACCGCGAGGGAGTGCCGTCCGGGATTCCTGAGTGGCGTTTTTTTGCTGACGGCATAAAGACAAAGGCAGCGGCGGATTACTTCAAGTCCTCGCTGAAAGAAGAAGGCTATGATGTCAGCATCGCGGGCGTGAATGGGAGCTACAGTATCAAGAGTCAGAAACTTGGCGACTATAATCACGTTCGGCGGCTCGAAGCAATCGCCAAAGCCAGAGGACTCACAACAAGAGTCCTTCCCTCAATGAGCAACCCGAACACGAGAGTCCTGCCCCGTTTCTGGGTCATGCTCATGATAGATCCGAGCTACTACAAAATTTCCCCGATAGCCTCAGGCGGAGACCCTACAGAGCTTCGGACACTCTCAGCGATATACAGTCAGAATAACGTTCAGGCAGCAATAAACGCGGGCTTTTTCGGGAAGCTGAAGGGCGGTAAGGGATTTCCCGTCGGCGCACTGCGTGTAAACGGGCGGAATTTCACCCTGCCTTACGACATGAGGGGCTGCCTTGCGTGGAATGATGACGATGAAGCACTTTTCGCGGTCGCAGAGGCTACAGAGGATGCAAATTACTGGCCGGAAATGACCAACGTTATACAGGCCGGGCCTATGCTGATTGATGACGGTCAGACGGCAAATTACGAGGAGAGTTTCAAGGGCGGGATAATTTCTGCGCGTCATCCCCGCTCTGCTGTCGGCCTCAACGCTGAAGGCTCATGGGTATTCATGGCGGTTGACGGGCGCAACGGTATGCACTCATCCGGGGCTACAATCAGCGAGCTTACGGAAATAATGCGGGGGCAGGGGATGGTTTACGCGCTCAATCTTGACGGCGGCGGCTCTACGGAGATAATCATTGACGGGAAAATCTACAACATTCCTTCAGACGGCTACGAGCGGAGAATATCATACGGGCTTGGAGCTGTTCCGAGATAA
- a CDS encoding aldo/keto reductase yields MSYLGEDIRKLGFGLMRLPKVAGSEDVIDIEQTKQMVDEFLAAGFTYFDTAWAYAGSEEAIRKALVERYPREKFQLATKLAAWINCKTRDDAIAQYTASLERSGAGYFDFYLLHNLGGPRTHFFEDFGLWDYCLNEREKGNIKHLGFSFHSTAEELEDILTKHPEAEFVQLQINYYDWESNNIQSRKCYEVARRHGKPVIIMEPVKGGNLATPPESVAKIFREAEPESSCASWAVRFAADLEGVITVLSGMSSIEQMRDNLSYMKDFSHLTPEQKDTIRRANEELARIPTIPCTTCNYCAKVCPMNIGISPSFHALNVYTLYGNYDLAANRIYFDVVMQGHKKASECIKCGKCEAACPQHIEIRKELERVAATFK; encoded by the coding sequence ATGTCATACTTAGGCGAGGACATCCGCAAGCTCGGATTCGGACTCATGCGCCTTCCGAAGGTCGCAGGCTCTGAGGACGTTATCGACATTGAGCAGACAAAGCAGATGGTTGACGAGTTCCTAGCAGCGGGCTTCACGTATTTCGATACGGCCTGGGCTTATGCAGGAAGCGAGGAGGCAATACGGAAAGCACTCGTTGAGCGTTACCCGCGTGAAAAATTCCAGCTTGCCACAAAATTAGCCGCGTGGATAAACTGCAAGACACGCGACGACGCTATAGCACAGTACACGGCATCGCTTGAGCGATCAGGGGCAGGATACTTTGATTTCTACCTGCTTCACAATCTCGGCGGCCCTAGGACTCACTTCTTTGAGGATTTCGGACTCTGGGATTACTGCCTCAATGAGCGCGAGAAAGGTAACATTAAGCACTTGGGCTTCTCGTTCCATTCGACAGCAGAAGAGCTTGAAGACATCCTCACCAAGCACCCTGAAGCCGAGTTCGTGCAATTGCAGATAAATTATTACGACTGGGAGAGCAACAATATACAGTCCCGGAAATGCTACGAGGTCGCCCGCAGACATGGCAAGCCCGTTATCATCATGGAGCCGGTGAAAGGCGGAAATCTCGCAACGCCCCCCGAATCAGTCGCAAAAATCTTCAGGGAAGCAGAGCCGGAGTCTTCCTGCGCGTCATGGGCTGTACGTTTCGCCGCAGACCTAGAAGGAGTCATCACCGTCCTGTCAGGAATGTCGAGCATTGAGCAGATGAGGGACAATTTGTCGTACATGAAAGATTTTTCCCATCTCACGCCGGAGCAGAAAGACACAATCCGCAGGGCAAACGAGGAATTAGCCCGCATACCTACAATCCCCTGCACAACCTGTAACTACTGCGCGAAAGTCTGTCCCATGAATATCGGAATATCGCCGTCATTCCACGCCCTGAACGTTTACACGCTCTACGGGAATTATGACCTTGCCGCCAACCGCATATATTTTGACGTTGTTATGCAGGGACACAAGAAGGCTTCAGAGTGCATAAAATGCGGAAAGTGTGAGGCTGCCTGCCCTCAGCACATCGAAATACGCAAAGAGCTTGAGAGAGTCGCAGCAACATTCAAATAA
- a CDS encoding HD domain-containing protein: MFYSALINKAIDLSYNAHHGQKDKAGRPYFTHPFTVAMSMDTETEICAALLHDVVEDTGVTLDDLRKIFPPEVVNAVDTLTHRNGESYDDYIRRIKASPVAKKVKLADIAHNMDVTRISGDEVPRSEYEKRRKKYERAREILTEM, translated from the coding sequence ATGTTTTATTCTGCGCTCATCAACAAGGCCATTGACCTGTCATATAATGCTCATCACGGACAGAAGGACAAAGCCGGAAGGCCGTACTTCACGCACCCTTTCACGGTCGCCATGAGCATGGATACAGAGACGGAAATATGCGCCGCCCTCCTTCATGATGTTGTAGAGGACACCGGGGTTACTCTTGATGACTTGAGGAAAATTTTCCCGCCTGAAGTCGTCAATGCTGTTGACACTCTCACGCACAGGAACGGAGAAAGCTATGATGACTATATACGCCGGATAAAGGCCAGTCCCGTCGCAAAGAAAGTGAAGCTCGCTGACATTGCTCACAATATGGACGTAACGAGAATTTCAGGTGATGAGGTGCCGCGCTCAGAGTACGAAAAGCGCAGGAAGAAATACGAGCGTGCAAGGGAAATACTCACAGAGATGTGA
- a CDS encoding acyltransferase family protein has product MKLTAHNGFRASGLQGDGRDIVLDSLRGFAIILVVVGHVFKGFEDSGIITRGSFFSVTGYYFIYNFHMPLMFMISGYADGMRQRPSGAFRRIMKCAADIYLPGLYFSFLLWLPKFFMFHSLGLDNTENFSVAAMSSLYYIPLRGFAVYWFLCSLFFVKSLHILLERFIGNRNIHALLWVIIFLAAGFYGNNLPAFLRRMHYGLYFHAGYLMSGQNIITRVRHPRISRAVMLFLAGILIFSVSYFCGIRNLFVEAASALCISTALLIVFYALNVRNSLLVLCGTYSMVIYIPHNSIIAVLRIMLRFLGLSSFTVPAIIVMSVFFFCAALFIPLCIVWLYRNVKRLGWIEYIFYPGKLIFRK; this is encoded by the coding sequence ATGAAATTAACGGCTCATAATGGCTTCAGGGCTTCAGGGCTTCAGGGCGATGGGCGGGATATTGTCCTTGATTCGCTGAGGGGCTTTGCGATAATCCTCGTAGTTGTCGGCCATGTATTCAAGGGATTTGAGGACAGCGGGATAATTACTCGCGGCAGTTTCTTTTCTGTAACAGGATATTATTTCATCTACAATTTTCACATGCCGTTAATGTTCATGATTTCCGGGTATGCGGACGGCATGAGGCAGAGACCTTCAGGAGCTTTCCGGCGTATCATGAAGTGTGCCGCTGATATATATCTTCCGGGACTGTATTTTTCATTTCTTCTGTGGCTGCCGAAATTTTTTATGTTTCATTCTCTCGGCTTGGACAATACAGAAAATTTTTCCGTTGCTGCGATGAGTTCACTTTATTATATTCCTTTGCGGGGATTCGCGGTGTACTGGTTTCTGTGCAGCTTATTTTTTGTGAAAAGCCTTCACATACTGCTCGAACGCTTCATAGGGAACAGGAATATTCACGCGCTTCTATGGGTAATAATATTTCTCGCGGCGGGGTTTTACGGCAACAATCTTCCGGCCTTCCTGCGGCGAATGCACTACGGATTATATTTCCATGCGGGTTATCTCATGAGCGGACAGAACATAATAACTCGCGTCAGACATCCTAGAATTTCACGCGCTGTAATGTTGTTCCTTGCAGGCATATTGATTTTTTCTGTGTCATATTTCTGCGGCATAAGGAATCTTTTTGTTGAGGCGGCAAGCGCATTATGTATAAGCACCGCGCTGTTAATAGTGTTTTATGCGCTGAACGTCAGAAATTCCCTCCTAGTTTTGTGCGGCACTTACAGCATGGTCATATATATTCCTCACAACAGTATTATTGCTGTCCTGAGAATCATGCTGCGTTTTCTTGGGCTGTCATCTTTCACTGTTCCTGCAATAATTGTGATGAGCGTTTTTTTCTTCTGCGCGGCTCTGTTTATTCCCCTGTGTATCGTATGGCTGTACAGGAATGTCAAGCGGCTCGGCTGGATTGAGTATATATTTTATCCGGGAAAGTTAATTTTCAGGAAGTAA